One part of the Cyanobacteriota bacterium genome encodes these proteins:
- a CDS encoding YdcF family protein, whose protein sequence is DRAGIPRDRVHLDYQAVDTVTNFTVMARIFTEQNIHSVYLITSDYHMRRARVIGAIVFGSRNIHIHPVIVPSRRDPEPISKAVRDGLRALVWLFTGYTGTLAP, encoded by the coding sequence GATCGAGCTGGCATCCCCCGCGATCGGGTGCACTTAGATTACCAAGCCGTAGACACAGTTACCAATTTTACAGTAATGGCAAGGATTTTTACTGAGCAAAATATCCATAGTGTCTATCTAATCACATCGGACTATCACATGCGTCGTGCCCGTGTTATTGGTGCGATCGTCTTTGGTAGCCGTAACATTCATATCCATCCCGTGATCGTTCCCTCGCGCCGTGACCCAGAGCCAATCAGCAAAGCCGTTCGCGATGGCTTGCGCGCCCTTGTTTGGCTTTTCACAGGCTATACAGGAACCCTAGCGCCTTAA